DNA sequence from the Penaeus vannamei isolate JL-2024 chromosome 32, ASM4276789v1, whole genome shotgun sequence genome:
TGAAGCTTACACTAAGTTACTTTAAGTTACATGAATTTACAATTTACAAGTTGCATGAAATTTACATGAAGTTTACATGAAGTTGCATGAAGTTTACATGAAGTTTACATGAAGTTACTTTCAGTCACACGAAGCTACACGAAGTTAGACGAAGTTACCTGGTAAAAGGGTGCCTGACGATGATGACTCTGACGGCGTTCTTCAAGACCTCTGACCTctcttggggggagagggggggccccGGGTACATCTCCCGCACCAGTTTTTGGTCAAAGGGTTGGGTCAtctgggaggaggtgggggggagggttggggggagagggagagaaggagggagggaagggagaggaggtggagggagagggggaaggatgggagggagggaagggaggtggaggggggagtggggagggagagggagggtgggagaggggagagggagagggagagaaggatgggggaggaggaggagggagggaggtggaggaggatagaaggagggagggaggggtggggagagggagggagggagatacagacaaagacagaggcagagagacagaaaaagaaaaagacaccaaatatgaaattatatatataaataatcagaactaaaaaatatataaacatgcacccTGCATTGTACCACGAAATCAATTAaacctataggcctacattgcatAACCTTGACCTAcatcactaaaaaaaaagaaaatatatatgttattattactattgttattattattatcattatgattattttagagAGACTTACGTTAATTCCatttttccttgtcttctctttcctctccttaaaCTTCTGAAAAAGACTATTGTCGAAGTTGCTGCGGTTGGCGATGAGAAAGAAATTGTTCATCCAGGTGGTAGAAGCGACCTGTAAATTTTTGAGGAAAATGAGGTAATAACGAGTAAAATggcgctttttcttttttgttttattgtctatttttactttttatctatttatttttacttattttatttctttatttcttattattctatttctttatttttacttattatcagtaattatctttatttattttttatgcttattctatgtggatatcatcattatttctgttgggatattaacttcttttcttttcttaatagatttttttttctttaatcaaaaTTTAGAGAAATATATCACCACCTATTAtaccattgtatatatatatatatatatatatatatatatatatatatatatatatatatatatatatacatatatatatattgtaccacagagaaaaaatatattgcacCATTTATATCACCTCCATGAATAGAACAATCCTAAATCATATAAACTCTATACCTTATAGACAGGACACCAGACTATATTAGGAGTATGCTTTGTGTCCCATATAAAGGGGTCATTCGCCGGTGTTTCGAAGAGCGAGGGATTCGAACGGCAGACTCGAGACACTTCAGAAGCTCGCTCAGTCAGGAGGTCGAGTCGGCGGCCCAGCACAGCGCGGACCTGAGAATGCGGGGAGAGTGGCAGGCAAGGTctgtatatgtactttatataggccttggtgtgtgtatgtggtttacgtgtgtgtgtgtttgttggtgtgtgtttgtttgtctgtgtgtgggtttgtgtgggtttgtttgtttgtgggtttgtgtgtgtgtgtgtgtttgttttttgtttgtgtgtgtttgtgggtttgtttgtttgtgggtttgtgttgtgtgtgtttttgtttgtttgtttgtgggtttgtttgtgtttgtgtgtttgtgtgtttgtgggtttgtttgtgggtttgtttgtgggtttgtgtgtgtgtgtgtgttgtttgtttgtttgtgggtttgtgtgtgtatgtgtgtgtgtgtgcgcgcgtgtgtgtgcgtgcgtgcgtgcgtgtgtttatgtgtgtgtgtgtgtgtgtgtgtgtcggtaagtGCGTTTCTGTATGGGCATGTACATGTATGCTGGGGATGCATGGATAAAGTCATGCACGTAGTTTAcgtatgcgtgtttgcgtgtgtgtaggtgcttttctgtgtgcgtgcgtacatgtacgCTAATATCGTGAGGGAATCCCCGTATGAAAGTCTTACCGGCGTGAATGACAAGTCCAAGTGACTACACGATGATATAAATCTTCTCTCTGATTTTGGGAgcgtaaaaaaataagtaaataaataagtaaaaaataaacataaataaaacataaatgacCAGCGGTTAAAAAGGAAGGCGTGAATGCGAGGACTTTCCCTGCAACATGCGATCTGGGATCTTGttttgatgaataaaaaaaagacaaagaaaaaactatTGGTGTTTAGTATCCTGATAAAACGAGACAGAcgcatactcgtacacacacttaTAATGAGTGTTTGTGCATCATAGGGGGAGACTAGGGTAATCAGACCAAAGGAAATATTAAAAGTTCCCTTGACTCGTCTCAAAAATGTTGAAAAGCCTTAATGTGAGAAGGAATAAATGCGAAATTGACATTAAGAATTTTATCAATGAAAAATGTAATTTGAATTATCAGAAGTTGATACATGAGGATGAGAAACGCAAGAATATTAGAGCAATTATACGTCAAGATACAGTTAGTCTAGAACAaattggaagggaaggaaggagaagggatgaatTGGAACggaagataaggggaaggagagatgagagggaaaggaagatggaagggagaggaatatggagagaagaggagggggtagagatggAAATACAGGAGTGTTTTAAAAAATATCATAGATACCCCTACATGGCATACGTTTTCTGTTATGGATAATGACGACCGTTACCTtatccccgttttctatgcgttcCGTGACAGACCAATCTATATAAGGTGAGCCATCTAGGCATGACAGGCTGGCTTATCGTAAAAGTGGACAGAGAGGCATATGACTGTGATCTGAAGATGCCAATATTTCCTATGGTATTTGTATTATTCcccaattctttttctttctctatctttcttactctccctctctcctctcctctctctttctctctctccctccctccctccctctctccctccctccctccctctccctttctctctctccctcactctctttccctttctctcacacacacacacactttctctctctgcccaaaGTGTGATGCTGGGATTGCCTATATTTCATCCAATAATTAATGCATGATTTTGTTTACATCTTTACACTACACTGAAATAGCATAAATGATTCAAAAAATCACGAATCGCTGCTACCGTAATTACGAATATAAACCAAGGCACAACATTCTTAGAGCGAAGCATTATGAAATCATTCACAGCAATATGAGAAGTCTCCTGGGAAGGAAATGCAGCTGATGAATTCCTTATCCAAATATGGCCATAAAGATGTCATATCGTCTTGGCCGCTGTCGGAGCGTGGCCACAGACACATATGAAGCAGGTTGATAGGGGTTATATTTGAATACTAATACTCGGTGTTGTTGTTGACACCTAGATGGCTGTGTAGGTCTTTTGAGAGGCGTCTATGTGTCCCCTAAGCGTGTTTATGTCATAAAAGAGttggtccatatatatatgtattcttatatagatatggattccttttctccactcttgtatttcttgtatttttattcttttcatttctcttaccTTATCCTTGTATTTCccgtttctattttgtttttatgttgttgtttttttcatttctcttccttatctcacCCTTGTATTtcccgtttttatttatttttaacttatttattttttatttttcattttttaagcaTTAACTAAGTCACCGAACGTAAGCTGAATATCATGTAGTATAGAGTTCAATAGATATCTTTTTTATCGCCATCCATAACGTAGACGGTTATCTTTCTTCCCAGACACTCAAGAGACATTTAAAGGAGAGATAGATCGGACTGTAActggcttccctctccctctctctctttccctttctctctctccctccctctctttcccgttctctctctccctccctctctttccctttctctctctccttccctctctttccctttctctctctccctccctccctccctctctttccctttctctctccccctccctctctttccctttctctctctccctccctctctttccctttctctctctccctccctccctctctctctctctctttctctctcacacacacacacactttctctctctgcccataGTGTGATGCTGTTAACTGTTAACTGTGGTTGAACTCGGTCAGAATCACCAGCTGTCGTACTAAGAAAACCGATGAATTTGTGTAGATGATAATGTTCTTGGGGTTTTCAGCCTGGGGAAATAAATCACCGATAGCTTCAGATAGTTTCAGATAAATATTTGAAGTGATACTAAAACTGTGTCATTGTTGAGATACATTTAAAGCTAAACTGGTTCTGTGTGATTCTACGCAGACTTATATGGAAAATATCTTCTTTCGTCACGATGCTTGTTTTGTGTTAcaagattagaaagaaagagagagagaggaagggagagaggaagagagagaggggaagggagaggggaagagagagaggaagggagagagagagagagagagaaagagagagagagagagagaagagagagagagagagagagagagagagagagagagagagagagagggagagagagagagagagagagagagagagagagagagagagagagagagagagagagagagagagagagagagagagagagagagagagagagagagagagagagagcgagagagaaaaaatgaaatcaaaaggtcaaaaaaaaaacattaacatattttttcttaCAACTACCTCTTAttcgttggtattatcattacaattattctgatttttatttcatttttccattttctaaaGAGACTTACCTCCGGGCTGTACTCCGAGAGGTCGAGATCCAGCAGAGCGGCCCCTCCAGATGGTTCGATCGAAGGTAAAAGGTCTTTCGTCTTAAAATCCTTCTTTTTAACTCTTTTCTTCCGACCTTCTTCGTTCTTACCTTTCTCAGATTTATCAAATGTGTctcccgttttccttctcttctcagaTTTATCTAATTtgtctcccgttttcttcctcttctcagatTTATCAAATATGTCTTCCGTTTTCCCCTTCTCAGATTTATCAAGTATATTTTCCGTTTTACTCCTCTTCTCAGATTTATCAGATATGTCTCTAGTTTTACTCCTTTTCTCATATTCATCAAATATATTTCCCGTTCTACTTCTCTTCTCAGATTTATCTAATTTGTCTCCCGTTCTACTCCTCTCCTCAGATTTATCAAATATGTCTCCCATTCTACTCCTCTCAGATTTATCAAATATGTCTTCCGTTCTACTCCTCTTCTCAGATTTATCAAATATATCTCCAATTTTACTCCTCCTCTCATATTCATCAAATATATCTCCCGTTTTCCTCTTCTCAGATTTACCAAATATatctcctgttctcctcctcttctcagatTTATCAAATATGTCTTCCGTTCTACTCCTCTTCTCAGATTTACCAAATATATCTCCTGTTCTACTCCTCTTCCCAGATTTATAAAAAATATCTCCCTCCTCAGGTACTGCCGTGTCCCCTTCGGTCTCAGCCTCCGAGAGCCTCCAGATCTGGTCCTCCTTCGGCTTGTAGAATCCCACGAAGGCAAAGTGCAGAACGGCGAAGAAAAGAACGACACTGGGGAACGTAAATCTCCTCGAGAAGACGTTCTTCATAGCGACGGTGGCGGAAGGTCGTTCTGCaagtgaagaagaaagacggGAGTGAATGAAGCGGGTTGTTGCCGTTGTGTGGAAGGGGGTGTGGATGAAAGTGGGTGTGTTATTCATTGTCATCCATACTTTGTTTGCAAGGAGCTAAGGGTAGAGAGTGGTAAAAactaggtctgtgtgtgtgtgattattcccccacacacacatatacataaatatcatatatatatatatgtatatatatatatatatatatatatatatatatatatatatatatatatatacaaatataaatatatatatacatatatatatatatatacaaatataaatatatatacatattaaatatatatgtatatatatatatatatatatatatatatatatatatatacatacacatatattatatacacatatatatatatatatatatatatatatatatatatatatacatatatatatacatatatatatatatatacataaatatatatatatacatatatatatatatatatatatatatatatatacgtatgtgtgtgtgtgtgtgtgtgtacgtgtgtgcgtgtgagtgtgagtgtgagtgtgagtgtaagtgtgtgtgtgtgtgtgtgtgtgtgtgtgtgtgtgtggtgtgtgtgtgtgtgtgtgtgtgtgtgtgtgtgtgtgtgtgtgtgtatatatatatatatatatgtatatatctatatgtatatctatctatctatctatctatctatctatatatatatatatatatatatatatatatatgtgtgtgtgtgtgtgtgtgtgtgtgtgtgtgtgtgtgtgtatatatatatatatatatatatatatatatatatatatatatatatatatatatatatatatgtattatatatatatatatatatatatatatatatatatatatatatatat
Encoded proteins:
- the LOC138867843 gene encoding protein FAM133-like, giving the protein MKNVFSRRFTFPSVVLFFAVLHFAFVGFYKPKEDQIWRLSEAETEGDTAVPEEGDIFYKSGKRSRTGDIFGKSEKRSRTEDIFDKSEKRRRTGDIFGKSEKRKTGDIFDEYERRSKIGDIFDKSEKRSRTEDIFDKSERSRMGDIFDKSEERSRTGDKLDKSEKRSRTGNIFDEYEKRSKTRDISDKSEKRSKTENILDKSEKGKTEDIFDKSEKRKKTGDKLDKSEKRRKTGDTFDKSEKGKNEEGRKKRVKKKDFKTKDLLPSIEPSGGAALLDLDLSEYSPEAENPKNIIIYTNSSVFLVRQLVILTEFNHS